CGTCCGCACGGAGGACACGATGCAATTGCGCATGCAAGTTGGCGCGCATGAGTTCACGACGTTGCTCGACAGTGGGTCTACCCACAACTTCATCAGCTCAGCGGCAGCGCGCCGCATCGGCCTTCACTTCAAGGAAGCGGGGGCACCCATGTCGTCGTGGTGAACGGTGACCGTGTCGCTTGTCGGGGCCTCGCCCGCGACGTCGCCCTCCGGATCGGCAACGAGCACTTCGCGGTGGATTGTTTCTCCATCCCTCTGGACTGCTATGACATGGTCTTGGGGATCGCTTGGCTGCGTACCCTGGGGCCCGTCCTCTGGGACTTTGATGAACTCCGCATGGAGTTCACACGCCACGGCCGCCGGGTGCTGTGGAAGGGCATCGGCTCGACGCGCACAGCCACTCCGCCGACGGGACGCCTTCATTCCGGCCGCCTCTACTCTGCCAAAGGCACCGAGCCGGCCCTGCTCAAGCGGCTGCTGGACGCGTATGTGGACGTGTTCGCCGCACCCACAGGCCTCCCTCCGGCGCGGCCCTGTGGAATCCACCTCAAGCTGGCCACAGAGCCCGTTGCCATCTGACCATACCGATACCCCCAATTGCAAAATGATGAATTGGAGAAACAGTGCGAGGACACGCTGCAGTAGGGCATCATTAGGCCCAGTACATCACCATTTTCTGCaccggtcctcctcgtcaagaagcagGACAGTACATGGCGCTTTTGCGTTGACTACCGGGCGCTCAATGCAGCGACAGTGAAGGACAAATTCCCCATCCTGGTGGTGGAGGAGCTCCTTGACGAACTCCATGGCGCGAAGCTCTTCACCAAGTTTGACCTCCGATTGGGGTATCATCAAGTTCATGTGCACCCCGAGGACGTGGCCAAGACGGTGTTCCGCACTCACCATGGCCATTTTGAGTTCTTGGTCATGCCATTCGGCCTCTCCAACACGCCATCGACATTTCAAGCACTAATGAATTTTGTGCTCAAGCCTTTCCTCCGCAGGGGCGTCCTTGTGTTCTTCGACGACATCCTCGTCTATAGCGCTTCCTAGACCGAGCACCTGCAGCTGCTCCGGGCGGTCCTTAGCGTCCTCCACGAGCATCGCCTCCACATTAAGCGCTCAAAATGCTCCTTCGCCACGCCATCGGTCCAGTACCTCGGCCATGTCATCACGGCAGACGGCATGGCCATGGACAGTACTAAGGTGGCGGTTGTGCAGTCCTGGCCGCAACCACGGTCGGTCCGAGGCCTGTGCGGCTTTCTCGGCCTCACCGGGTACTACCGGCGGTTCATCAATAACTACGGCTCCATCGCGGCGCCGTTGACACAGCTGCTTCGCAAGGAGGCTTTCGCTTGGACCGACGCCGCTACGACGGTGTTCGCAGACCTCAAAGCTACGCTATCAACTGCGCCCGTGTTGCACCTGCCCGACTTCTCCACGGAGTTCGTCGTCGATTGCGATGCGTCGGGGTCCAGCTTCGGGGCAGTCTTGCACTAGGGAGTCGGCCCCATCGTGTTCTTCAGCAGGCCCTTCGCCGCGCATCATCTGCAGGCCGCGGCTTATGAGCGCGAGCTCATCGGCCTTGCGCAAGCAGTCCGCCATTGGTGCCCCTATCTTTGGGGTCGCGCCTTTGTGGTGCGGACAGATCACTACGCATTGAAGTTTATGCTGGATCAAAGGTTGTCAACGATCCCGCAACACCATTGGGTTAGCAAGTTGATGGGATTCGACTTTCGGGTGGAGTATCGCTCGGGCCGCCTGAACGTCGTCGCGGACGCGCTCTCGCGCCGAGACGGCGATGCACCGCTCCTGGCTCCCCTCGCGCTGGCGGATCAGCATGCGTGGGAGGCTTCCCTGCCGGCGTTCCAGCTCTTCGACGACCTCCGGCGCGAGATCGACGCCTCGCCCGAGCTCCGCACGCGCTGCGACGACATGGCGGCTAGTGACCACGGCACCGATTGGCGCGTCCATGACGGCCTGCTGCTACGCGACGGGCGCGCGTTCGTGCCCGCGTCATCGACGGTCCTGGATGACGTACTGCAGCTGGCCCACATGGGGGGCCACGAAGGCATCCAGAAGACGCTGCAGTGCCTCCGCTCAGAGTTCTACGTCGACCATGATCGGCGTGTCGTCCGCGAGTTCGTTCGCTCCTGCGCGACATGCCAACGCAACAAAACGGAGGCGCTGCACCCGCCGGGTCTCCTCCAGCCCCTCCCTGTGCCGTCGCGCATTTGGGCGgacatctccatggacttcgtGGAGGCCCTTCCTAAGGTACATGGCAAAAGTGTCCTCCTCACAGTGGTTGACAGGTTCTCGAAGTTCGCCCACTTCATTCCCTTGGGCCACCCGTACACGGCGTCGTCCGTGGCCCGAGCTTTCTTCGTGGAAGTGGTGCGTCTGTATGGGTTCTCGGAGTCAATTGTGAGTGACCGGGACCCGGTTTTCACGGGCCACGTGTGGCGGGACCTGTTCTGCCAAGCTGGCATGAAGTTGCGCATGAGCACGGCATTCCATCCACAAACGGATGGACAGTCTGAGGTAGTGAACAAGACCATCGCCATGTATCTTCGCTGCCTCACCGGCGATCGTCCTCGCGACTGGCTTGAGTGGCTTCCGTGGGCCGAGTACTGCTACAACACTTTATACCACTCGGCCCTCCGGACGTCGCCCTTCACCGTGGTCTATGGCCACGAGCCGCCAGAGCTGCTGCCCCACGCACCGGGACGCGCGCGTACAGATACCGTCGACACGCTGTTCGCAGACCGCGACGAGTTCCTGGCCGAGGTGCGTTTGCGCCTTCTACAGGCCCAAGAATATGCTCGTCATCACTACGACGCCAAGCATCGCCCCCTGGAGTTCGCCGTGGGGGACTGGGTGTGGCTGCGCTTGTTACACCGACCTACCCAGTCCTTGGAGCCAACCAGCCGCGGCAAGCTCGGTCCGAAGTACGCCGGGCCGTACAAGATCGTTGAACGCGTCGGCACGATGGCCTATCGTCTTCTCCTGCCAGACGGAGCTCGCATTCACAATGTTTTTCATGTAGGGGTGCTCAAGCCTCTGCGCGGGCCTCCGCCGTCGTCGGTGCCTGCGCTGCCTCCTCTCCGACATGGTCGCCCTCTACTTCGTCCCGGCCGCGTGCTGCGCGCCAGCCTGCGACGCGGCGTGTGGCATGTGCTGGTGTAGTGGGCTGACATGCCCCCGTCCGATGCAACCTGGGAGCCGGTCGACGAGTTCCGCGCTGCACACCCCtcctttcagctcgaggacgagctgttctccgaggggggagagatgttatggtagGCCGCACATATCAACGGAAGACCAGCGGCTGAGAAGGAAGCCTAGGCTAAAATAAGTTATAGTTTGTTAGCATGCGAGTGATTTTAGGAGATTGGTTATTGCTTTGTAAACACTCGGTCTATATGGCCTAACTTGCGATTAAGGATTGGTTAGCCTGGGATTGAGATTCATTCTCCCCCTGGTCCCCGGGCATCACTGTTCACCGTCATCCCTTTGTCGTCCTCGCCCCGAACCCTTGGCTGCAGCACGGCGCCGTCGCACCGCTGCCCTGCCAAGCCACGGCTCGCCTTCTCCCCTCTGTACTTCCTCTGCAGTAAGGCGCGCCGTACCACTATCAGCTTGCTCTTCTCTTCTTTCTTACT
This sequence is a window from Miscanthus floridulus cultivar M001 chromosome 10, ASM1932011v1, whole genome shotgun sequence. Protein-coding genes within it:
- the LOC136488825 gene encoding uncharacterized mitochondrial protein AtMg00860-like, giving the protein MAMDSTKVAVVQSWPQPRSVRGLCGFLGLTGYYRRFINNYGSIAAPLTQLLRKEAFAWTDAATTVFADLKATLSTAPVLHLPDFSTEFVVDCDASGSSFGAVLH